The proteins below come from a single Synechococcus sp. MW101C3 genomic window:
- the ftsH gene encoding ATP-dependent zinc metalloprotease FtsH gives MNQRWRLIALWLLPVGVAVFLGWQVLGSGGPARFADSTGAGISSARNTAVARMSYGRFLDYVEAGRVTAVDIYDGGRSAVIEAVDPDLDNRVQRLRVDLPGVAPELINNLKQKGISFDIHPPRNSPPALGLLGNLLFPLLLIGSLIFLARRSSGMPGGPGQAMQFGKTKARFAMEAETGVKFADVAGVEEAKEDLQEVVTFLKQPERFTSVGAKIPRGLLLVGPPGTGKTLLAKAIAGEAGVPFFSLSGSEFVEMFVGVGASRVRDLFKRAKENSPCLIFIDEIDAVGRQRGAGIGGGNDEREQTLNQLLTEMDGFEGNSGIIIIAATNRPDVLDSALMRPGRFDRQVSVDAPDIKGRLSILEVHSRNKKLAEDVSLEAIARRTPGFTGADLANLLNEAAILTARRRKEATSLAEIDDAVDRVIAGMEGKPLTDGRSKRLIAYHEVGHALVGTLVKNHDPVQKVTLIPRGQAQGLTWFAPDEEQMLVSRSQLQARIMGALGGRAAEAVVFGHAEVTTGAGGDIQMVAGLARQMVTRFGMSDLGPVSLEAGNQEVFLGRDLMTRSDVSESIARRIDEQVRLIVDRCYQDTLELVGNHRECMDRLVELLIEKESLNGDEFRSIVAEFSVIPEKERFSPLLPATT, from the coding sequence ATGAACCAGCGCTGGCGTCTGATCGCACTTTGGCTTCTCCCTGTCGGAGTGGCTGTGTTTCTTGGCTGGCAGGTGCTCGGCAGTGGCGGCCCCGCCCGCTTCGCTGATAGCACCGGTGCCGGCATCTCCAGCGCACGTAACACGGCTGTGGCCCGCATGAGCTACGGCCGCTTCCTCGACTACGTGGAGGCGGGACGCGTCACCGCGGTGGACATCTACGACGGCGGCCGCAGTGCCGTGATCGAGGCGGTGGACCCGGACCTCGACAACCGCGTGCAGCGCCTGCGTGTGGATCTGCCCGGCGTGGCCCCTGAGCTGATCAACAATCTCAAGCAGAAGGGCATCAGCTTCGACATCCACCCGCCGCGCAATTCGCCGCCGGCCCTGGGCCTGCTCGGCAACCTGCTGTTCCCGCTGCTGCTGATCGGTTCCCTGATTTTCCTGGCACGCCGCTCCTCGGGCATGCCCGGCGGTCCTGGCCAGGCCATGCAGTTCGGCAAAACCAAAGCCCGCTTCGCCATGGAAGCGGAAACCGGCGTGAAGTTCGCCGATGTGGCCGGCGTGGAAGAAGCGAAGGAAGACCTGCAGGAGGTTGTCACCTTCCTCAAGCAGCCCGAACGCTTCACTTCGGTGGGCGCCAAGATTCCGCGTGGACTTCTGCTGGTGGGCCCCCCTGGCACCGGCAAGACCCTCCTGGCCAAGGCGATCGCCGGTGAGGCCGGTGTGCCTTTCTTCTCCCTCTCCGGCTCCGAGTTCGTGGAGATGTTCGTGGGCGTCGGCGCCAGCCGCGTGCGCGACCTGTTCAAGCGGGCCAAGGAAAACAGCCCCTGCCTCATCTTCATCGATGAAATTGACGCGGTGGGACGCCAGCGCGGCGCCGGCATCGGCGGCGGCAACGATGAGCGCGAGCAGACCCTCAACCAGCTCCTGACGGAGATGGATGGCTTTGAAGGCAACAGCGGCATCATCATCATCGCGGCCACCAACCGCCCCGATGTGCTCGATTCAGCGCTGATGCGTCCGGGCCGGTTCGACCGTCAGGTGAGCGTCGACGCGCCTGACATCAAGGGCCGCCTCTCGATTCTGGAAGTGCACTCCCGCAACAAGAAACTCGCTGAGGATGTGTCGCTTGAGGCGATTGCGCGTCGCACCCCCGGCTTCACAGGGGCCGATCTTGCCAACCTGCTCAACGAGGCGGCCATCCTCACCGCGCGGCGCCGCAAGGAGGCCACCAGCCTGGCTGAGATCGACGACGCTGTGGATCGGGTGATCGCCGGCATGGAAGGCAAGCCGCTCACCGATGGACGCAGCAAGCGCCTGATTGCCTATCACGAAGTGGGCCATGCCCTGGTGGGCACCCTGGTGAAAAACCACGACCCCGTGCAGAAGGTCACACTGATTCCTCGCGGCCAGGCCCAGGGCCTCACCTGGTTTGCCCCCGATGAAGAGCAGATGCTTGTGAGCCGCTCCCAGTTGCAGGCACGGATCATGGGTGCCCTGGGCGGGCGTGCTGCTGAAGCCGTGGTGTTCGGCCATGCCGAAGTCACCACCGGTGCTGGCGGTGACATCCAGATGGTGGCGGGCCTTGCCCGTCAGATGGTCACCCGCTTCGGCATGAGCGATCTTGGCCCCGTTTCGTTGGAGGCAGGCAACCAGGAGGTGTTCCTTGGCCGCGACCTGATGACCCGCAGCGACGTGTCGGAATCGATCGCGCGCCGCATCGATGAGCAGGTGCGCCTGATCGTGGACCGTTGCTACCAGGACACCCTTGAGCTGGTAGGCAATCACCGCGAATGCATGGATCGCCTGGTGGAACTGTTGATCGAAAAGGAAAGCCTCAACGGAGACGAGTTCCGCAGCATCGTGGCTGAATTCAGTGTGATTCCAGAAAAGGAACGCTTCTCCCCCCTGCTGCCAGCCACCACCTGA
- the clpP gene encoding ATP-dependent Clp endopeptidase proteolytic subunit ClpP: protein MIPIVIEDSGRGERAFDIYSRLLRERIIFLGETVTAESANRVVAQLLFLEAEDPEKDIFLYINSPGGSVYDGLGIFDTMQHIKPDVQTVCVGLAASMGAFLLTAGAKGKRSSLHHSRIMIHQPLGGARGQASDIRIQANEILFLKDKLNRELADRTGQPLDRIQVDTDRDFFMSPAEAVSYGLIDKVIERRPIRPVD from the coding sequence ATGATCCCGATCGTGATTGAGGATTCGGGCCGGGGCGAGCGCGCGTTCGATATTTATTCCCGGCTGCTGCGCGAGCGCATCATTTTTCTTGGTGAAACGGTCACGGCGGAATCTGCCAACCGGGTGGTGGCTCAGTTGCTGTTTCTGGAAGCAGAAGACCCTGAAAAGGACATCTTCCTTTACATCAACTCTCCCGGTGGCTCCGTCTACGACGGCCTTGGCATCTTCGACACGATGCAGCACATCAAGCCCGACGTCCAGACCGTCTGCGTGGGCCTGGCCGCCAGCATGGGGGCCTTTCTTCTCACGGCCGGCGCCAAGGGCAAGCGCAGCAGCCTGCACCACTCGCGCATCATGATCCACCAGCCGCTCGGTGGCGCCCGCGGCCAGGCCAGCGATATCCGCATTCAGGCCAACGAAATCCTCTTCCTCAAAGACAAGCTCAACCGCGAACTGGCTGATCGCACCGGCCAACCCCTCGATCGCATCCAGGTCGACACCGACCGTGACTTCTTTATGTCACCGGCAGAAGCGGTGAGCTACGGCCTGATCGACAAAGTGATCGAACGCCGCCCGATCCGCCCTGTGGATTGA
- the psb29 gene encoding photosystem II biogenesis protein Psp29, translating into MGACLTVADSKRSFHRAFPHVIAPLYRRMVDELLVELHLLSRQKGFQIDPLFAVGLTQVFDSFARGYRPEAQREPLFQALCAACGYEADHFRRLRNEAVAAVGQHSVEDVRRWITEQGTGAPEPIAGVLQAVKRPDFHYSRLLAVGLLSLLQKAKGADAVEPQALRQAAHDTGEAMGLLKDRVDKDLSLYVSNLEKMAQAVELMEETVAAERRRRERQSLGATSEAPAAEPGVAVASGSADIAAGPEAGSGTAAPSA; encoded by the coding sequence GTGGGCGCCTGCCTCACCGTCGCTGACAGCAAGCGTTCGTTCCATCGTGCGTTTCCCCATGTGATCGCGCCCCTCTACCGGCGCATGGTGGACGAACTGCTGGTGGAGCTGCATCTGCTAAGCCGCCAGAAGGGCTTTCAGATCGATCCGCTGTTCGCGGTCGGCCTGACCCAGGTGTTCGACAGCTTCGCCCGTGGCTATCGGCCTGAAGCGCAGAGGGAACCGCTGTTCCAGGCCCTGTGCGCGGCCTGCGGCTATGAGGCCGATCATTTCCGCCGCCTGCGCAATGAGGCAGTGGCGGCCGTGGGCCAGCACAGCGTCGAAGACGTGCGCCGCTGGATCACCGAGCAGGGCACCGGTGCTCCTGAGCCGATCGCTGGTGTTCTCCAGGCGGTGAAGCGCCCGGACTTCCACTATTCGCGTCTGCTTGCCGTCGGGCTGCTCAGCCTGCTGCAAAAGGCCAAAGGGGCTGACGCTGTGGAGCCCCAAGCCCTGCGCCAGGCCGCCCACGACACCGGCGAAGCGATGGGTCTGCTCAAGGATCGTGTCGACAAGGACCTCAGCCTGTATGTGTCCAACCTCGAGAAGATGGCCCAGGCCGTTGAGCTGATGGAGGAAACGGTGGCGGCTGAGCGGCGGCGGCGTGAGCGCCAGAGCCTTGGCGCTACCTCTGAAGCTCCTGCCGCGGAGCCCGGTGTGGCTGTGGCCTCCGGCTCCGCTGACATCGCCGCAGGTCCTGAAGCGGGCAGCGGCACCGCAGCTCCCAGCGCCTGA
- a CDS encoding CofH family radical SAM protein, translating to MTLDPLRPIAPWAWREAGDALVPPPPHSAADRWSSVPTDELIASLASDEEQLPDPGAALALCGGDHPAAALQHGADTLRRQLAGETVTYVINRNLNFTNHCVKHCGFCAFRRDAGAEGAFWHGFALLQEKARAAQAWGATELCLQGGLNPMAREAGSALRYYEALLGALLEAAPGIHLHAFSPQELLFIAEQDDCPLDTVIQRLREAGLGSVPGTAAEVLSERVRRQLCPEKLSARAWCAVVLQVQRHGLASTATMMTGHIEAAADRVAHWFTLVALQQRAWQAGVPGFSEFVLLPFIGAAAPEPLRRRVGRDQPDRSAMLTLTAQARLLLGRWLVNHQPSWVKLGLDGATEALRWGCNDIGGTLMEEHITTMAGATGGTSRSPQELSSAALGLGRPVRQRTTLYGPVAAEALPA from the coding sequence ATGACCCTCGACCCGCTCAGGCCCATCGCGCCGTGGGCCTGGCGCGAAGCGGGTGACGCTCTGGTGCCGCCTCCCCCACACTCTGCTGCCGATCGATGGAGCTCAGTCCCCACGGACGAGCTGATCGCCAGCCTGGCCTCTGACGAGGAGCAGCTCCCCGATCCTGGCGCTGCCCTGGCACTCTGCGGCGGCGACCATCCTGCGGCAGCCCTGCAGCACGGCGCTGACACGCTGCGCAGGCAACTGGCGGGAGAAACGGTCACCTACGTGATCAACCGCAATCTCAACTTCACGAACCACTGCGTGAAGCACTGTGGGTTCTGTGCCTTTCGCCGGGATGCCGGCGCCGAGGGGGCGTTCTGGCATGGCTTTGCGTTGCTGCAGGAGAAAGCCCGCGCCGCTCAGGCGTGGGGCGCCACTGAGCTGTGTCTGCAGGGCGGCCTCAACCCGATGGCCCGCGAGGCGGGCAGCGCCCTGCGCTACTACGAGGCGCTGCTTGGAGCCTTGCTGGAAGCCGCCCCGGGGATCCATCTGCATGCCTTCTCGCCTCAGGAGCTGCTCTTCATCGCCGAGCAGGACGATTGCCCGCTCGACACCGTGATTCAACGCTTGCGGGAAGCCGGTCTGGGCTCGGTGCCCGGCACCGCCGCCGAGGTGCTGAGTGAGCGGGTGCGTCGGCAGCTGTGCCCCGAAAAGTTGTCGGCGCGCGCCTGGTGCGCGGTGGTGCTGCAGGTGCAGCGCCACGGTCTGGCCAGCACCGCCACGATGATGACGGGTCACATCGAAGCGGCCGCCGATCGTGTGGCCCACTGGTTCACGTTGGTGGCGCTGCAGCAGCGGGCCTGGCAGGCAGGGGTGCCGGGCTTCTCCGAGTTTGTGCTGCTGCCGTTCATCGGCGCCGCCGCGCCTGAGCCCCTGCGGCGCCGGGTGGGCCGCGACCAGCCCGATCGCTCCGCCATGCTCACACTCACCGCCCAGGCCCGCCTGCTGCTGGGGCGCTGGTTGGTGAACCATCAGCCCAGCTGGGTGAAGCTGGGCCTTGATGGGGCCACCGAGGCCCTGCGTTGGGGTTGCAACGACATCGGCGGCACCTTGATGGAAGAACACATCACCACCATGGCCGGCGCCACTGGCGGCACGAGCCGCAGCCCCCAGGAGCTGAGCAGCGCCGCCCTGGGTCTGGGCCGCCCGGTCCGGCAGCGCACCACCCTGTACGGCCCTGTCGCGGCTGAGGCATTGCCCGCATGA
- the petN gene encoding cytochrome b6-f complex subunit PetN — MLITLGWSSLAALFSFSIAMVVWGRNGDGSINF; from the coding sequence ATGCTGATCACCCTGGGTTGGTCCTCGCTCGCCGCCCTCTTCAGCTTCTCGATCGCCATGGTGGTGTGGGGCCGCAACGGCGACGGCAGCATCAACTTCTGA
- the clpS gene encoding ATP-dependent Clp protease adapter ClpS — MVRLFFATPGAGVSANPWAGSAPWNVAPGKAATVLEPVRLQQPYPNFKVVVLDDDVNTYQHVVACLLTYIPGMQPDHAWALAKRIDTEGSAVVWCGPQEQAELYHQQLAAEGLTMAPLERA, encoded by the coding sequence ATGGTTCGTCTTTTCTTCGCCACGCCAGGGGCAGGGGTGTCTGCCAACCCATGGGCCGGGTCTGCCCCTTGGAACGTTGCTCCTGGCAAAGCCGCCACGGTGCTGGAGCCTGTGCGCCTGCAGCAGCCCTATCCCAACTTCAAGGTGGTGGTGCTCGACGACGACGTGAACACCTATCAGCACGTGGTGGCCTGCCTGCTGACCTACATCCCCGGCATGCAGCCGGACCACGCCTGGGCCCTGGCCAAGCGGATCGACACCGAAGGCTCGGCGGTGGTGTGGTGTGGTCCGCAGGAGCAGGCGGAGCTGTACCACCAGCAACTCGCCGCCGAAGGGCTCACCATGGCGCCCCTGGAGCGGGCATGA
- a CDS encoding DUF2103 domain-containing protein: MGRVVITHSTYIEGLIPVLRRLAAGDGVDTVTPAVITRVKGRSPVLRLKVSAPIRGGFKLLARKGTTAQEVFVVTTLEKEALQSRLDGLTEA, from the coding sequence ATGGGTCGCGTGGTGATCACCCACAGCACCTACATCGAGGGTCTGATTCCGGTGTTGCGGCGGCTGGCGGCCGGCGATGGCGTCGACACGGTGACCCCGGCGGTGATCACCCGCGTGAAAGGCCGCAGTCCAGTGCTGCGCTTGAAGGTGTCCGCACCGATCCGAGGTGGCTTCAAGCTGCTGGCGCGCAAGGGCACCACCGCCCAGGAGGTGTTCGTGGTGACCACCCTGGAGAAGGAGGCGCTGCAGTCGAGGTTGGATGGCCTCACTGAGGCTTGA
- a CDS encoding 5-(carboxyamino)imidazole ribonucleotide synthase: MSGSIGVVGGGQLALMLAEAARRLGVELHVQTPLATDPAAALATSVVLAPIDDLAGTRALAALCQAISFENEWLNLDALAALEAEGVVFLPRLQALQPLVSKRSQRELLGRLQLASPRWIPLEAVLAPPAGLAPGPLPQPEGGPAAGGWQPVILQPANPPEPAAPHLPEGFSFPLMAKAATGGYDGRGTACIHDDEELAALLERVPPEQWLLEEFVTFEQELALVACRDRDGNVRTFPLVQTHQHNRVCDWVLAPAPVSHAVQARARNVAASLLTALDYAGVLSVEFFYGSAGLQVNELAPRTHNSGHYTIEATATSQFEQQVRIVQGLDLGDTALKVPGALMVNLLGFETAESSYEEQRRALADLPGASVHWYGKRESSPSRKLGHVTVLLSEQQPEQRLQEAMDRLDQVRAIWPLPPE, translated from the coding sequence ATGAGCGGCAGCATCGGCGTGGTGGGGGGCGGCCAACTGGCCCTGATGCTGGCGGAAGCGGCGCGGCGGCTGGGCGTCGAGCTTCACGTCCAGACGCCCCTGGCCACCGACCCGGCCGCAGCCCTGGCCACCAGCGTGGTTCTCGCGCCCATCGATGACCTGGCCGGCACCCGGGCCCTGGCTGCCCTGTGCCAGGCGATCAGCTTCGAGAACGAATGGCTCAACCTCGACGCCCTGGCAGCGCTGGAAGCAGAGGGTGTGGTGTTCCTGCCGCGGCTGCAGGCGCTGCAGCCGCTGGTGTCGAAGCGCAGCCAGCGGGAACTGCTCGGCCGCTTGCAGCTGGCCTCGCCCCGCTGGATTCCGCTCGAAGCGGTGCTGGCGCCTCCTGCGGGGCTGGCTCCTGGTCCGCTGCCACAGCCAGAGGGCGGGCCCGCCGCGGGGGGCTGGCAGCCGGTCATCCTTCAGCCTGCCAACCCGCCCGAACCTGCCGCCCCCCATCTGCCGGAGGGCTTCAGCTTTCCCCTGATGGCCAAGGCCGCCACCGGCGGCTACGACGGCCGCGGCACCGCCTGCATCCACGACGACGAGGAACTGGCCGCACTGCTGGAGCGTGTGCCGCCTGAGCAGTGGTTGCTGGAGGAGTTCGTGACATTCGAGCAGGAACTCGCCCTGGTGGCCTGCCGGGATCGCGACGGCAATGTACGCACCTTCCCGCTGGTGCAGACCCACCAGCACAACCGCGTCTGCGACTGGGTGCTCGCCCCCGCCCCTGTGAGCCATGCGGTGCAGGCGCGCGCCCGGAACGTGGCGGCTTCCCTGCTCACGGCGCTCGATTACGCCGGAGTTCTGTCGGTGGAGTTCTTCTACGGTTCAGCCGGGCTCCAGGTGAACGAACTGGCACCCCGCACCCACAATTCCGGCCACTACACGATCGAGGCCACCGCCACCAGCCAGTTCGAGCAGCAGGTGCGCATCGTGCAGGGTCTCGACCTCGGTGACACGGCCCTGAAGGTGCCGGGCGCCCTGATGGTGAACCTGCTGGGCTTTGAAACTGCCGAGTCGTCCTACGAGGAGCAGCGCCGAGCCCTGGCCGACCTGCCCGGCGCCAGCGTGCATTGGTACGGAAAACGGGAGTCGAGTCCGAGCCGCAAGCTGGGCCACGTCACCGTGCTGCTGAGTGAGCAGCAACCGGAACAGCGGCTGCAGGAGGCCATGGATCGCCTCGATCAGGTGCGTGCGATCTGGCCGCTGCCTCCCGAGTAA
- a CDS encoding carbohydrate ABC transporter permease, which translates to MSTAPVTPSPTPSLLGRRLTPWGFLAPALLLLAVSVLVPAAMALVISFTATGLDMSEPLRFVGLANIRRLLTDPVFFQVLGTTFLYLVGVVPPIVFGSLALAVLVNRSLPGIHWFRAAFYTPVLVSIVVAAIAFRWLYAENGLINGWLAALLGGTFEPIGFLTSPLLALPAVMLVTLWKGLGYYMVIFLAGLQGISPELYEAAALDGSEGWRSHLDITLPLLRPYITLVAVISAIAATKVFEEVFLMTQGGPADSTRTLVYYVYDQAFSELEISYACTVGLALFLIVLVFSLLRYLLAGDRSLT; encoded by the coding sequence ATGTCCACAGCCCCGGTCACGCCCTCGCCCACGCCTTCGCTCCTTGGTCGTCGCCTCACCCCCTGGGGCTTCCTGGCGCCGGCGCTGCTGCTGCTGGCGGTGTCCGTGCTTGTGCCGGCGGCGATGGCTCTGGTGATCAGCTTCACCGCCACCGGCCTGGACATGAGCGAACCGCTGCGGTTCGTGGGCCTCGCCAACATCCGCCGCCTGCTCACCGACCCGGTGTTCTTTCAGGTGCTGGGCACCACTTTTCTCTATCTGGTGGGTGTGGTGCCGCCGATCGTGTTCGGCTCGCTGGCCCTGGCGGTGCTCGTGAACCGCAGCCTGCCCGGCATCCACTGGTTCAGGGCCGCCTTCTACACCCCCGTGCTGGTGTCGATCGTGGTGGCGGCGATCGCCTTTCGCTGGCTGTACGCCGAAAACGGCCTGATCAACGGCTGGTTGGCAGCGCTGCTGGGCGGCACGTTCGAACCGATCGGTTTTCTCACCAGCCCGTTGCTGGCCTTGCCGGCGGTGATGCTCGTCACCCTGTGGAAGGGACTGGGTTATTACATGGTGATCTTCCTGGCCGGTCTGCAGGGCATCTCGCCGGAGCTCTACGAAGCGGCGGCACTGGATGGCAGCGAAGGCTGGCGCAGCCATCTGGATATCACCCTGCCCCTGCTGCGCCCTTACATCACCCTGGTGGCGGTGATCTCGGCGATCGCGGCCACCAAGGTGTTCGAAGAGGTGTTCCTGATGACCCAGGGGGGGCCGGCCGATTCCACCCGCACCCTCGTCTATTACGTCTATGACCAGGCCTTCTCGGAACTGGAGATCAGCTATGCCTGCACCGTGGGCCTGGCCCTGTTCCTGATCGTGCTGGTCTTCTCGCTGCTGCGCTACCTGCTGGCCGGCGACCGCAGCCTCACCTGA
- the recQ gene encoding DNA helicase RecQ: MGHPQPSVSPQGPLQPGASAQGVLREVFGYEAFRGPQQAIVEHVIDGGSALVLMPTGGGKSLCYQIPALFRPGLAVVISPLIALMQDQVEALRQSGVRAAALHSALAPEESSAIWRAFQAQDLDLLYVSPERLLAGDLLDRLAERPLALFAIDEAHCVSQWGHDFRPDYLQLVELATRFPQVPRLALTATADPRTRDEIVARLALEQGRVFTASFDRPNIRYLLRDKDEAKAQLLAFLEAHRGDAGIVYARSRARVDRFAADLRAAGHDAIAYHAGMEAPQRSAALSRFRRDSGVIVVATIAFGMGIDKPDVRFVAHVDLPKSLEAYYQETGRAGRDGLPATAWMVHGDGDVPQLRRFIDDSEAEPAQKRIEHGKLDALIGFTEAPGCRRQVLLAHFGETLEQPCGNCDRCLEPQERTDVTIPAQKALSAVYRTGQRFGAAHVVDVLLGADTARLRALGHHELSVYGIGKELDRGQWRTLLRQLTAAGLLEPVPDGHGGLRWGAEAQVRPLLRGEQRLELPLPPPRQERRSRARSGALSGAAGAAGAGADGQGADLELLQRLKDWRREQAREQAVPPYVVFHDRTLVELAARRPLQSAELAAISGIGAAKLERYGSALLSLLNSDS; the protein is encoded by the coding sequence TTGGGACACCCGCAGCCGAGCGTGTCGCCGCAGGGCCCCTTGCAGCCCGGAGCTTCAGCGCAGGGCGTGCTGCGCGAGGTGTTCGGCTACGAGGCCTTCCGCGGCCCGCAGCAGGCGATCGTGGAGCACGTGATCGACGGTGGCTCGGCGCTGGTGCTGATGCCCACCGGCGGCGGGAAATCGCTCTGCTATCAGATCCCGGCACTGTTCCGCCCTGGGTTGGCGGTGGTGATCTCGCCACTCATCGCCTTGATGCAGGACCAGGTGGAAGCCCTGCGGCAATCGGGCGTGCGGGCGGCGGCGCTGCATTCGGCGCTCGCGCCGGAGGAGAGCAGCGCCATCTGGCGCGCTTTCCAGGCCCAGGACCTGGATCTCTTGTATGTGTCGCCGGAGCGGCTGCTGGCCGGCGACCTGCTCGATCGGCTGGCGGAGCGACCGCTGGCGCTGTTCGCCATTGATGAGGCCCATTGCGTGTCGCAGTGGGGGCACGATTTCCGGCCGGACTACCTGCAGCTGGTGGAGCTGGCGACCCGCTTTCCCCAGGTGCCACGGCTGGCGCTCACCGCCACCGCCGACCCGCGCACCCGCGACGAGATCGTGGCGCGGCTGGCGCTGGAGCAGGGCCGTGTCTTCACGGCCAGCTTCGATCGCCCCAACATCCGCTACCTGCTGCGTGACAAGGACGAGGCCAAGGCCCAGCTGCTGGCCTTCCTCGAGGCGCATCGCGGCGATGCTGGCATTGTCTATGCCCGCTCCCGCGCCCGGGTGGACCGCTTCGCCGCGGACCTGCGCGCCGCTGGTCATGACGCCATCGCCTATCACGCGGGAATGGAGGCGCCGCAGCGCAGCGCCGCACTCAGCCGCTTCCGCCGGGACAGCGGGGTGATCGTGGTGGCCACGATCGCCTTCGGCATGGGCATCGACAAGCCGGATGTGCGCTTTGTGGCCCATGTCGATCTGCCCAAGAGCCTGGAGGCCTACTACCAGGAAACCGGCCGGGCTGGCCGGGACGGGCTGCCGGCCACCGCCTGGATGGTGCACGGCGACGGTGATGTGCCGCAGCTGCGGCGCTTCATCGACGACTCCGAGGCCGAGCCGGCCCAGAAACGGATCGAGCACGGAAAACTGGACGCCCTGATCGGCTTCACAGAAGCGCCCGGCTGCCGCCGTCAGGTGCTGCTGGCGCACTTCGGCGAAACGCTGGAGCAGCCCTGCGGCAATTGCGACCGCTGCCTGGAGCCCCAGGAGCGGACCGATGTGACGATCCCGGCCCAGAAAGCCCTCTCGGCGGTATATCGCACCGGGCAGCGGTTCGGCGCCGCCCACGTGGTGGATGTGCTGCTGGGGGCCGACACAGCGCGCCTACGGGCCCTGGGGCACCACGAACTGAGTGTGTACGGCATCGGCAAGGAACTGGACCGGGGCCAGTGGCGCACCCTGCTGCGGCAGCTCACCGCCGCCGGGCTGCTGGAGCCGGTGCCCGATGGACACGGGGGGCTGCGCTGGGGGGCCGAGGCGCAGGTGCGGCCGCTGCTGCGTGGCGAACAGCGGCTGGAGCTGCCGCTGCCACCACCGCGCCAGGAGCGGCGCTCGCGGGCACGCAGCGGCGCGCTGAGCGGGGCCGCAGGCGCTGCCGGGGCTGGGGCCGACGGGCAGGGCGCCGATCTCGAGCTGCTGCAACGGCTCAAGGACTGGCGGCGGGAACAGGCGCGTGAGCAGGCGGTGCCTCCCTATGTGGTGTTCCATGACCGGACGCTGGTGGAGTTGGCCGCGCGGCGGCCGCTCCAGAGCGCGGAACTGGCGGCGATCAGCGGCATCGGCGCTGCCAAGCTGGAGCGCTATGGCAGCGCCTTGCTGAGCCTGCTCAACAGCGACAGCTGA
- the aroB gene encoding 3-dehydroquinate synthase, producing MVAGSPLRTIEVALASNPYTVRIGEGALEALGGLLEERGCAAGTQVLLVTNPEVDHHYGARVLASLQRHGFHTTRLVIAAGEEQKTLATVSQIHDAAYAQRLERRSLVVALGGGVVGDMAGFAAATWLRGIPVVQVPTTLLAMVDAAIGGKTGVNHPGGKNLIGAFHQPELVLVDPATLTTLPEREFRAGMAEVIKYGVIGDPILFADLESAADLSSLEAIGPARLQRLLQRSAAAKARVVAADEREGGLRAILNYGHTLGHVVETLCGYGTVIHGEAVAMGMEAVGQLALAMGLWKAADQERQRAVIAKAGLPLVLPPLDVEAAMQTLQSDKKVNQGQLRFVLPTGIGHVVIRNDVDPALIRQLLAGSL from the coding sequence GTGGTGGCGGGGTCGCCGTTGCGCACGATCGAGGTGGCGCTGGCCAGCAATCCCTACACGGTGCGGATCGGTGAAGGGGCGCTGGAGGCGCTGGGCGGTCTGCTGGAGGAACGGGGCTGCGCGGCCGGCACCCAGGTGCTGCTGGTCACCAATCCTGAGGTGGATCACCACTACGGCGCCCGGGTACTGGCCAGCCTGCAGCGGCACGGCTTCCACACCACCCGGCTGGTGATCGCCGCGGGGGAAGAGCAGAAGACCCTCGCCACCGTGTCCCAGATCCACGACGCGGCCTACGCGCAGCGACTGGAGCGGCGATCCCTGGTGGTGGCGCTGGGCGGCGGTGTGGTGGGCGACATGGCGGGTTTCGCCGCCGCCACCTGGCTGCGCGGCATCCCCGTGGTGCAGGTGCCCACCACCCTGCTGGCGATGGTGGATGCGGCGATCGGCGGCAAGACTGGCGTGAACCACCCCGGCGGCAAGAACCTGATCGGCGCCTTTCACCAGCCGGAGCTGGTGCTGGTGGATCCCGCCACGCTCACCACGTTGCCGGAGCGGGAGTTCCGCGCCGGCATGGCGGAGGTGATCAAATACGGCGTGATCGGTGACCCGATCCTGTTCGCCGATCTGGAGTCGGCGGCGGATCTTTCCAGCCTCGAGGCGATCGGCCCGGCCCGCCTGCAGCGGCTGCTGCAGCGCTCGGCTGCCGCCAAGGCCCGGGTGGTGGCAGCTGATGAACGGGAGGGCGGCCTGCGGGCGATCCTCAACTACGGCCACACCCTCGGCCACGTGGTGGAAACGCTCTGCGGCTACGGCACCGTGATCCACGGCGAAGCGGTGGCGATGGGGATGGAGGCCGTCGGTCAGCTGGCTTTGGCGATGGGCCTGTGGAAAGCCGCCGACCAGGAACGCCAGCGGGCGGTGATCGCCAAGGCCGGCCTGCCGCTGGTTCTGCCGCCGCTGGACGTGGAGGCGGCGATGCAGACCCTGCAGAGCGACAAGAAGGTGAACCAGGGGCAGCTGCGCTTCGTGCTGCCCACCGGCATCGGCCATGTGGTGATCCGCAACGACGTGGATCCGGCCCTGATCCGCCAGCTGCTGGCCGGCTCGCTCTGA